The Mycolicibacterium cosmeticum DNA window GCGGCGTGCGGCAACACCAGACCGACGAAACCGATCGCGCCGGCGGCACTGACAAGCGCCGCGGTGACCAACGCCGTCACCACCAACAGCACGGTCTGGGCGCGGCGCACGGCGACGCCCAGGGTCGCGGCGGCATCCTCGCCGAAGGCGAAGGCGTCCAGCGTGCGCCCGAACGAAAGGCAGCACACCAAACCGGCCGCCACCACCAGCCCGCAGGTCAGCACATCGGCCCAGCCCACCCCGGCCAGCGACCCGAGCAGCCAGAACAACACGCCGCGGGTCTGCTCGGCGTCGGCCGAGGACAGCACGATGAACGAGGTGAGCGCCGAGAACAACTGGGTGGCCGCGACACCGGCCAGCACCACCCGATCGGTACTGCCGCCGGCGGCGTAGGCCAGGGCCAGCACCACCGCGAAGGCCAGCAGGGCGCCGGCGAACGCTCCCGCGGACAGTGACACCGCACCCGCACCGGCGCCGAGCACCACGATCAGCACCGCACCGGTGGACGCGCCCGAGGAGACGCCGAGCACGAACGGGTCGGCCAGCGGGTTGCGCAGCAGCGACTGCATGATGGCCCCGCACAACGCCAGACCGGCCCCGCAGATCGCGGCCAGCGCCACCCGCGGCAGGCGCAACTGCCAGACGATGCCGTCCTGCAGCCGGGTCGCGCCGGACGGGCCGGCGCCCAGATGTTCGGCGACGATGCGGTACACGTCGAGCACCGACAACGACGCCGGGCCGATCGTGATGGCCAGGGCAGCCGAAACCAGCAGTAGCACAAGGCCGGCGGCCCACAGCGCGACCAACGCCGACGTACGCATGCTCACGTGCCCGTCGCGAATCCGAGTTCACGCAGCCGCTGCGCCACCTTCTCGGCACCGTCGACCGTGCGGATGGACGGGTTCAGGTCGGCTCCGTTGACGACGATGTAGCGCTTCTCCCGAACGGCGGTCAGCCGGGCGGTCACCGGATTCGATTCCAGGAATTGGAATTTGGTGGCCAGCGAGTCACCCTCGATGGTGCGCCGGCTCAGGTCGGCGAGCACCAGGACATCGGGATCGCGGGCGGCGACCGCCTCCCAACTGACCTGGGGCCACTCGTCGGTGGTGTCGGCGAAGACGTTTCGGGCACCGACCGTGGCCGCGATGATGCCGGGCGCTCCGCAACAGCCGGCCATGTAGGGCGCGCGGATATCGGAGAACCAGAAGGCGATGTCGACATCGGCGACGGTGCGGGCTTCCGTCATCCGCCGACGCAGTTGGGCGGTCAATTCTGCCCCACGGTCAGACACGTCGAAGATCGTTGCCAGGTCGCGGATTTCGTCGTAGACGGGTTCCATGGTCAGCGGCGCGGTGCGGGTGCCGTCCGCGCTGCCGGCCGCCTTGCCGACACAGTCACTCGGCGCCAGGTAGGTGGGAACGCCGAGTTTGTCGAACTCGTCACGGTCGGCGACACCGCCCGGACCGAGGGTGCCGGCGAACGACGCGGTGACGAAATCCGGTTCGGTGTCGAGCACCGTCTCCAGCGCCGGCTTGTTCACTGCCAACCGCGGGACCCGGGCATTGGCGGCGGCCAGGTCCGGCCGGATCGGGTCGGTCCACGTCGCGGTGCCCACCATGCGCTCGGCCAGTCCCAGCGACAGCAGGATCTCGGTGGAGCCCTGGTTGAGCGACACCGCCCGTGCCGGCGGTGCGTCGACCACGACGTCGCGGCCACAGTTCGGCACGGTCAGCGGATAACCCGCGGCGTCGGCCGATCGCTGCGCCGGTGCCGCCGACTGTCCACACCCGGCCAGCAGCAGCGCCGAACAGAGGGCCGCCGCGA harbors:
- a CDS encoding FecCD family ABC transporter permease; this encodes MRTSALVALWAAGLVLLLVSAALAITIGPASLSVLDVYRIVAEHLGAGPSGATRLQDGIVWQLRLPRVALAAICGAGLALCGAIMQSLLRNPLADPFVLGVSSGASTGAVLIVVLGAGAGAVSLSAGAFAGALLAFAVVLALAYAAGGSTDRVVLAGVAATQLFSALTSFIVLSSADAEQTRGVLFWLLGSLAGVGWADVLTCGLVVAAGLVCCLSFGRTLDAFAFGEDAAATLGVAVRRAQTVLLVVTALVTAALVSAAGAIGFVGLVLPHAARFFVGPGHLRLLPTVALFGAIFMVWVDALARTVFAPQELPTGVVTALLGVPAFAVILLRRKGVHR
- a CDS encoding ABC transporter substrate-binding protein; protein product: MIRRVAAALCSALLLAGCGQSAAPAQRSADAAGYPLTVPNCGRDVVVDAPPARAVSLNQGSTEILLSLGLAERMVGTATWTDPIRPDLAAANARVPRLAVNKPALETVLDTEPDFVTASFAGTLGPGGVADRDEFDKLGVPTYLAPSDCVGKAAGSADGTRTAPLTMEPVYDEIRDLATIFDVSDRGAELTAQLRRRMTEARTVADVDIAFWFSDIRAPYMAGCCGAPGIIAATVGARNVFADTTDEWPQVSWEAVAARDPDVLVLADLSRRTIEGDSLATKFQFLESNPVTARLTAVREKRYIVVNGADLNPSIRTVDGAEKVAQRLRELGFATGT